Proteins from one Panicum virgatum strain AP13 chromosome 7K, P.virgatum_v5, whole genome shotgun sequence genomic window:
- the LOC120640528 gene encoding 7-deoxyloganetin glucosyltransferase-like codes for MAPEAAREARRPHAVCMPYPAQGHVTPMLKLAKLLHARGFQVTFVNTEFNHRRLLHSRGAASLASVHGFRFDAIPDGLPPSDADATQDIPALCYSTMTTCLPHLRSLLARLNAATETSSSPPVTCLVVDAVMSFGFDAAREIGVPVAALWTASACGFMGYRNYRGLIDRGLVPFRDEADLADVAGGRLATVVAGARGMCDGVQLRDFPNFIRTTDRADIMLNFLLREAERLSLPDAVIVNTFEDLEGDTLDAMRAVLPPVYPVGPLMLRERLEVPAGSPLAGLGSNLWKEEDGLLDWLAGRAPRSVVYVNYGSIAVMTNSQLLEFAWGLASTGYPFVWNIRPDLVKGDSAVLPPEFAAAVEGRALLTTWCPQEAVLQHEAVGVFLTHSGWNSTLESLCAGVPMLSWPFFAEQQTNCRYKRTEWGVGMEIGGEVRRDEVAAIIKEAMDGEKGREMRRRAEEWREKAVKVTLPGGPAETNLDKVVDEVLLSKMKGQTVVDA; via the coding sequence ATGGCTCcggaggcggcgagggaggcacgGCGGCCGCACGCGGTGTGCATGCCGTACCCGGCGCAGGGCCACGTCACGCCGATGCTCAAGCTCGCCAAGCTCCTCCACGCGCGGGGCTTCCAGGTCACCTTCGTCAACACCGAGTTcaaccaccgccgcctcctccactcGCGCGGCGCCGCCTCGCTCGCCAGCGTCCACGGGTTCCGCTTCGACGCCATCCCCGACGGGCTCCCGCCGTCCGACGCCGACGCCACGCAGGACATCCCCGCGCTCTGCTACTCCACCATGACCACCTGCCTCCCGCACCTCCGCTCCCTCCTCGCCAGGCTCAACGCCGCCACCGAGACGTCCTCCTCCCCACCGGTGACCTGCCTCGTCGTCGACGccgtcatgtccttcggcttcgACGCCGCCAGGGAGATCGGCGTGCCCGTCGCCGCGCTCTGGACCGCCAGCGCCTGCGGCTTCATGGGCTACCGCAACTACCGTGGCCTCATCGACCGTGGCCTCGTGCCGTTCAGGGACGAGGCCGACCTCGCggacgtcgccggcgggcgCCTCGCCACCGTGGTGGCCGGCGCCCGCGGCATGTGCGACGGCGTGCAGCTGCGCGACTTCCCCAACTTCATCCGCACCACGGACCGCGCGGACATCATGCTCAACTTCCTCCTCCGCGAGGCCGAGCGGCTGTCGCTGCCCGACGCCGTCATCGTCAACACCTTCGAGGACCTCGAGGGCGACACGCTCGACGCCATGCGCGCCGTCCTCCCGCCCGTGTACCCCGTCGGCCCGCTCATGCTCCGCGAGCGCCTGGAGGTCCCCGCCGGCAGCCCGCTCGCCGGGCTCGGATCCAACCTCTggaaggaggaggacggccTCCTCGActggctcgccggccgcgcgccgcgctccGTCGTGTACGTGAACTACGGCAGCATCGCCGTCATGACCAACTCGCAGCTGCTGGAGTTCGCGTGGGGGCTGGCCAGCACCGGCTACCCGTTCGTGTGGAACATCCGGCCGGACCTCGTGAAGGGCGACTCCGCCGTGCTGCCGCCGGAGTTCGCGGCCGCCGTCGAGGGCCGCGCGCTGCTGACGACGTGGTGCCCGCAGGAGGCGGTGCTGCAGCACGAGGCGGTGGGGGTGTTCCTGACGCACTCCGGGTGGAACTCCACGCTGGAGAGCCTCTGCGCCGGTGTGCCAATGCTCAGCTGGCCGTTTTTCGCGGAGCAGCAGACCAACTGCCGGTACAAGCGCACCGAGTGGGGCGTCGGGATGGAGATCGGCGGCGAGGTGCGGCGGGACGAGGTGGCGGCGATCATAAAGGAGGCCATGGACGGGGAGAAAGGGCGGgagatgcgccgccgcgcggaggAGTGGAGGGAGAAGGCCGTGAAGGTGACGCTGCCGGGTGGGCCGGCGGAGACCAACCTCGACAAGGTCGTCGACGAGGTGCTGCTGTCCAAGATGAAGGGACAAACTGTCGTGGACGCGTGA